The Triticum aestivum cultivar Chinese Spring chromosome 3A, IWGSC CS RefSeq v2.1, whole genome shotgun sequence genome includes a region encoding these proteins:
- the LOC123063469 gene encoding probable NADPH:quinone oxidoreductase 1 — MEVAAAKPILRVAAVCGSLRRASYNRGLLRAAAEVCEESIPGMRVEHVDISALPLLNTDLETPDGGFPPAVEAFRERIASADCFLFGSPEYNYSIATPLKNALDWASRGKNCWADKPAAIVSAGGGFGGGRSQYHLRQVGVFLDLHFINKPELFVQAFQQPPKFDSDGNLIDAEIRERIKQVLLSLQAFTLRVQKKD, encoded by the exons ATGGAGGTCGCCGCGGCGAAGCCCATCCTCCGCGTGGCCGCCGTCTGCGGCTCCCTCCGCAGGGCCTCCTACAACCGCGGCCTCCTCCGCGCCG cggcggaggtgtgcgaggAGTCCATCCCGGGGATGCGCGTGGAGCACGTCGACATCTCCGCGCTGCCGCTGCTCAACACCGACCTCGAGACGCCCGACGGGGGCTTCCCGCCCGCCGTCGAGGCCTTCCGCGAACGCATCGCCAGCGCCGACTGCTTCCTCTTCGGCTCGCCAGAGTACAACTACTCCATCGCGA CCCCTCTGAAGAATGCACTTGACTGGGCTTCTAGGGGAAAGAATTGCTGGGCAGACAAACCTGCTGCGATTGTCAGCGCAGGAGGTGGCTTTGGAGGAGGTAGATCGCAGTACCATCTCCGGCAGGTCGGGGTGTTCTTAGATCTTCATTTCATCAACAAGCCAGAGCTGTTCGTCCAAGCATTTCAGCAGCCGCCCAAGTTTGACAGTGATGGTAATCTGATTGACGCCGAAATCAGAGAGCGTATCAAGCAAGTGCTCTTGTCCCTCCAGGCCTTCACACTCAGGGTCCAGAAGAAGGATTGA